A single Silvibacterium dinghuense DNA region contains:
- the der gene encoding ribosome biogenesis GTPase Der — protein MNQKKTRRPAQKGRNRGPHSASTAFSQDSSQPTFAIVGRPNVGKSTLFNRLTGTRRSIVGDEPGITRDRIYGEVEWDGKTARLVDTGGIVPDDEALIPSEIYRQAKVGIEEAQAIVMVVDGRTELAAPDLELARILLRSGKPLFLAVNKIDTEALDAGAENFRQLGIHNLIAISAEHGHNIGDLLDEVFAVLKFPAEEEEEQKPIEEEESDEQAPSLHRTHGEYEQHETRIAIIGRPNVGKSTLLNAITGTSRAIVSPIAGTTRDAVDEVIEYKDKTLRIIDTAGIRRKGKTHELAEKLSVVMSRRHLEAADVSLLMIDATEGVTASDATIGGYAHESGRSVVIVVNKWDLVTTHRTDGKPAADRKIFEEQVRYHLKYLNYAPIVFLSAANAIERAQNGQESRDVQHLLDTAIRVAEERRKRVSTGQMNRFLEQIDFQRAGVPLAKKMRIFYMTQAAVAPPTFVLFTDRDVKLHFSFERFLENQIRAAFGFEGSPIWFKVKPRNKKTDD, from the coding sequence TTGAACCAGAAAAAGACCCGCCGACCAGCACAGAAGGGCCGCAACCGCGGACCACACTCCGCCTCGACTGCTTTCTCGCAGGACAGCTCGCAGCCGACCTTCGCCATTGTAGGACGGCCGAATGTCGGCAAATCGACCCTCTTCAATCGGCTCACCGGCACGCGCCGCTCGATCGTCGGCGACGAGCCCGGCATCACCCGCGACCGCATCTATGGCGAGGTCGAGTGGGATGGCAAGACGGCGCGCCTGGTCGACACAGGCGGCATCGTCCCCGACGACGAAGCCCTGATCCCATCGGAAATCTATCGCCAGGCCAAGGTCGGCATCGAAGAGGCACAGGCCATCGTGATGGTCGTCGACGGGCGTACCGAACTCGCCGCGCCCGACCTCGAGCTCGCGCGCATCCTGCTGCGCTCCGGCAAGCCGCTTTTCCTCGCCGTGAACAAGATCGACACCGAGGCCCTCGATGCAGGCGCGGAAAACTTCCGCCAGCTCGGCATCCACAACCTCATCGCCATCTCCGCCGAGCACGGCCACAACATCGGTGACCTGCTCGACGAGGTCTTCGCGGTGCTCAAGTTCCCTGCCGAAGAGGAAGAAGAGCAAAAACCGATCGAAGAGGAAGAGAGCGACGAACAGGCTCCATCGCTGCATCGCACACATGGCGAGTACGAGCAGCACGAGACGCGCATTGCCATCATTGGCCGCCCGAATGTCGGCAAGTCCACGCTGCTGAACGCCATCACCGGCACCTCGCGCGCCATCGTCTCACCCATCGCAGGCACCACGCGCGATGCAGTCGACGAGGTCATCGAGTACAAGGACAAGACGCTGCGCATCATCGACACGGCCGGCATCCGCCGCAAGGGCAAGACGCACGAACTGGCAGAGAAGCTGTCCGTCGTCATGTCGCGCCGCCATCTTGAAGCAGCCGACGTCTCTCTGCTGATGATCGACGCAACCGAAGGCGTCACCGCATCGGACGCGACCATCGGCGGCTACGCGCATGAAAGCGGACGCTCCGTCGTGATCGTGGTGAACAAGTGGGATCTCGTCACCACCCATCGCACCGACGGCAAGCCAGCGGCCGACCGCAAGATCTTCGAAGAGCAGGTGCGCTACCACCTCAAATACCTCAACTACGCGCCGATCGTCTTCCTCTCTGCTGCCAATGCAATTGAGCGCGCACAAAACGGCCAGGAGAGCCGCGACGTCCAGCACCTGCTCGACACCGCGATCCGCGTGGCCGAGGAGCGCCGTAAGCGCGTTTCCACCGGCCAGATGAATCGCTTCCTGGAGCAGATCGATTTCCAGCGCGCCGGCGTGCCGCTCGCCAAAAAGATGCGCATCTTCTACATGACGCAGGCTGCCGTCGCGCCGCCCACCTTCGTGCTCTTCACCGACCGCGACGTAAAGCTGCACTTCTCCTTCGAGCGCTTCCTCGAGAACCAGATCCGCGCCGCCTTCGGCTTCGAGGGGTCACCCATCTGGTTCAAGGTGAAGCCGAGAAACAAGAAGACGGACGATTAG
- a CDS encoding DNA-3-methyladenine glycosylase I: protein MSKAVAGLDGKLRCAWCATAPEFLSYHDTEWGFPVHEDVRLFEKLVLEGFQSGLSWRTILNKRENFRKAFHGFDFHRVARFTQKDVERLLKDEGIIRHRGKIEAAIHNAKCAREMVEREGSLAAFFWRYEPKAANLAKPQTLTTSAESIALSKDLKKLGWKFVGPTTMFALMQAMGLINDHVEDCVIRAQVAKVRKAHGKKS from the coding sequence ATGTCGAAGGCTGTTGCAGGGTTGGATGGGAAGCTGCGCTGTGCCTGGTGCGCAACCGCTCCCGAGTTCCTCAGCTATCACGACACAGAGTGGGGCTTTCCTGTCCATGAGGATGTGCGGCTGTTCGAGAAGCTGGTGCTCGAGGGCTTCCAGTCCGGATTGAGCTGGCGCACGATCCTGAACAAGCGCGAGAATTTTCGCAAGGCGTTTCACGGCTTCGACTTTCACAGGGTTGCGCGCTTTACGCAGAAAGATGTCGAGCGGCTGCTGAAGGACGAAGGCATCATCCGGCATCGTGGCAAGATCGAGGCGGCGATTCACAATGCGAAATGCGCGCGGGAGATGGTCGAGCGTGAGGGCTCGCTGGCCGCGTTCTTCTGGCGCTACGAGCCGAAGGCTGCAAATCTCGCGAAGCCGCAGACGCTGACCACTTCGGCCGAGTCGATTGCCTTGTCCAAAGACCTTAAGAAGCTGGGATGGAAGTTTGTCGGTCCGACGACGATGTTTGCGCTCATGCAGGCCATGGGGCTCATCAATGACCACGTGGAGGATTGCGTGATCCGCGCACAGGTGGCGAAGGTGCGCAAGGCTCACGGTAAGAAGTCCTAG
- the queC gene encoding 7-cyano-7-deazaguanine synthase QueC, translating into MSFPRTRAVVCLSGGMDSVVCAALTARDHDAYALHFSYGQRTEERELKSARAVAETLGFKDFLHVKFDFFRRIGGSALTDDSIAVPKAPEEEPIGHSVPVTYVPFRNAHFLSAAVSWAEVLGARHIVIGAVEQDSSGYPDCRPAYYEAFQTLIERGTKDGDIKVSTPLIHMRKKEIVALGLELNAPFHLTWSCYSGAEAACGECDSCVLRLRAFREAGLTDPIPYVSSKG; encoded by the coding sequence ATGTCCTTTCCCCGCACGCGCGCCGTGGTTTGTCTCTCGGGGGGCATGGATTCGGTGGTCTGCGCGGCTCTCACCGCGCGCGACCACGATGCCTATGCCCTGCACTTCAGCTATGGTCAGCGGACCGAGGAGCGCGAGCTGAAAAGCGCCCGCGCAGTCGCGGAAACGCTCGGATTCAAAGACTTTTTACATGTGAAGTTTGATTTCTTCCGGCGCATCGGCGGCTCGGCGCTGACCGACGATTCGATCGCGGTCCCGAAGGCTCCGGAAGAGGAGCCGATCGGCCATTCCGTGCCCGTGACCTATGTTCCCTTCCGCAACGCGCACTTTCTTTCCGCGGCGGTGAGCTGGGCCGAGGTACTGGGAGCCCGGCACATCGTCATCGGCGCCGTCGAGCAGGACAGTTCCGGCTATCCCGACTGCCGTCCGGCCTATTACGAGGCATTTCAGACCCTGATCGAGCGCGGAACGAAGGACGGAGACATCAAAGTTTCCACTCCGCTCATCCATATGCGCAAGAAGGAGATCGTGGCGCTGGGCCTTGAACTGAACGCTCCGTTCCATTTAACGTGGTCCTGCTACTCGGGCGCCGAGGCGGCGTGCGGAGAGTGTGACAGTTGCGTGCTCCGCCTGCGCGCATTTCGCGAAGCAGGCCTCACCGACCCGATTCCCTACGTCAGCAGCAAAGGATAG
- the trmFO gene encoding methylenetetrahydrofolate--tRNA-(uracil(54)-C(5))-methyltransferase (FADH(2)-oxidizing) TrmFO, whose protein sequence is MMKIRVIGGGLAGPEAALTAARLGCEVELYEMRPVKQTPAHQTSDFGELVCSNSLKSESENTAPWLLKAEMRRAGSVLLQCADASSVPAGHALAVDRVEFSRLIEKAIADEPKIKVIREEVTQIDPADGITIIASGPLTSSALSGEIARLTGAEHLAFYDSISPIVETDSIDKDRVYFAARWDKGTADYINCPMNREEYDAFYDALISAEQVKEKEWEKLDYFEGCLPIEELARRGRDTLRFGPMKPVGLRDPRTGKTPWAVVQLRCENLRADSYNLVGFQNHLKYGEQARILRMIPGLENAKFLRYGQIHRNTYIQAPKVLAETLQMKEHPSIFFAGQISGVEGYTESIATGLLAGIFAATCAHGKTADPTPRPTALGSLVHYITHFEGKRFDPANITFDLIPPLEEELRKKIRDKKERHRIQCERALTAFDAWLAALPHPA, encoded by the coding sequence ATCATGAAGATTCGCGTAATTGGCGGCGGCCTTGCCGGACCCGAGGCGGCGCTGACCGCCGCGCGGCTGGGCTGCGAGGTAGAGCTGTACGAGATGCGGCCGGTGAAGCAGACACCCGCGCATCAAACATCCGATTTCGGCGAGCTGGTGTGCTCGAACTCGCTCAAGTCCGAAAGTGAAAACACTGCGCCATGGCTGCTCAAGGCGGAGATGCGCCGCGCCGGCTCTGTCCTGCTCCAGTGCGCGGACGCGAGCTCCGTGCCTGCCGGCCACGCGCTGGCCGTCGATCGCGTGGAATTCTCGCGGCTCATTGAGAAGGCCATCGCCGACGAACCGAAGATCAAGGTCATCCGCGAAGAGGTCACGCAGATCGATCCAGCCGACGGCATCACCATCATCGCCAGCGGCCCGCTCACCTCTTCGGCGCTCTCCGGCGAGATCGCGCGTCTCACCGGAGCCGAGCACCTCGCGTTCTACGACTCCATCAGCCCCATCGTCGAAACCGACTCCATCGACAAGGATCGCGTCTACTTTGCCGCGCGCTGGGACAAAGGCACGGCTGACTACATCAACTGCCCGATGAACAGGGAGGAGTACGACGCCTTCTACGACGCGCTCATCTCTGCCGAACAGGTGAAGGAAAAGGAGTGGGAAAAGCTCGACTACTTCGAGGGCTGTCTGCCCATTGAAGAGCTGGCCCGCCGCGGCCGCGACACGCTGCGCTTCGGCCCCATGAAGCCCGTGGGCCTGCGCGACCCTAGAACGGGAAAGACGCCGTGGGCTGTGGTCCAGCTGCGCTGCGAGAACCTGCGCGCCGACAGCTACAACCTCGTCGGCTTCCAGAATCACCTGAAATACGGCGAGCAGGCGCGCATCCTGCGCATGATCCCCGGCCTCGAGAACGCAAAATTCCTGCGCTATGGGCAGATTCATCGCAACACCTACATCCAGGCGCCAAAGGTGCTCGCGGAAACGCTGCAGATGAAGGAGCATCCGTCCATCTTCTTCGCCGGGCAGATCTCCGGCGTCGAGGGCTACACCGAGTCGATCGCCACCGGCCTGCTGGCCGGCATCTTCGCGGCGACCTGTGCGCACGGAAAGACGGCCGATCCGACACCCCGCCCCACCGCGCTCGGCTCGCTGGTGCACTACATCACACATTTCGAAGGCAAACGGTTTGATCCTGCGAATATCACTTTCGACCTGATTCCGCCTCTCGAAGAAGAGTTACGCAAGAAGATTCGCGACAAAAAGGAACGGCACCGCATCCAGTGCGAGCGCGCGCTGACCGCATTTGACGCATGGCTGGCCGCGCTGCCGCATCCGGCATAA
- a CDS encoding ATP-dependent DNA helicase codes for MPSSLQSTHSLPSLYDFFAPGGVLSRSPLPYEFRKGQLEMAQAVERAIEESRHLIVEAGTGTGKTLAYLLPALRSGRRVVISTGTKNLQEQLFFKDIPFLESLLGPLQTCYMKGRANYLCRHKLFALRSQPILSGLEEIAQYQAIAEWEKTTETGDRAEIDGLPETSLLWPKLDARGDACLGQSCADYQRCFVTEMRRKAAESDIVIVNHHLFFADLAIRQQAKAAPDAGVLPDAGIVIFDEAHELEDVASGYFGINLSNIRFEELVRDLESLLRAKDALSAGITSAAQTLRERARLFFSTLPRGAGHEGRMQFSNREGFLEEHGDLYLGVLNSLHRLEGELERVRGAEEAQPLKRRTADIREQLKYLFESEDKNTVFWLERRGRGGAHAASLSTHIQATPIDVSGILNQLLFENFPTVVLTSATLTVAGGFEHMEKRLGLRDAREMVVPSHYKYSEQAVLFLPPRMPDPRDANFQEEAARHIRRMLEITQGRAFCLFTSYSQMRDLYERLLPQVGYPLLLQGTAPRKALLEEFRNTPNAVLFGTSSFWQGVDVQGEALSCVIIDRLPFAVPSDPVVQARMRAVEDRGGSPFFEYQIPSAVITLKQGFGRLIRSLEDRGVLMLLDPRLQRQRYGKVFIDSLPPYRITHEWSDVEDFFAKEE; via the coding sequence GTGCCTTCGTCTCTCCAGTCCACACACTCGCTGCCGTCGCTCTATGACTTTTTCGCGCCGGGCGGTGTGCTCTCGCGTTCGCCGCTGCCGTATGAGTTCCGCAAGGGCCAGCTGGAGATGGCGCAGGCCGTCGAGCGCGCGATCGAGGAGAGCCGACACCTGATCGTCGAGGCCGGCACGGGCACTGGTAAGACGCTCGCCTATCTGCTGCCTGCGCTGCGTTCCGGGCGGCGTGTGGTGATCTCGACCGGCACGAAGAACCTGCAGGAGCAGCTCTTCTTTAAGGACATTCCCTTCCTCGAGTCGCTGCTGGGACCGCTGCAGACCTGCTACATGAAGGGCCGCGCCAACTATCTCTGCCGTCACAAACTCTTCGCGCTGCGCAGCCAGCCGATTCTCTCGGGACTGGAAGAGATCGCGCAGTACCAGGCCATCGCGGAGTGGGAGAAGACGACCGAAACCGGCGATCGCGCCGAGATCGATGGGCTGCCAGAGACCAGCCTGCTGTGGCCGAAGCTCGACGCGCGCGGAGATGCCTGCCTGGGCCAGAGCTGCGCGGATTATCAGCGCTGCTTTGTCACCGAGATGCGGCGCAAGGCGGCGGAGAGCGACATAGTGATCGTCAACCACCACCTCTTCTTTGCCGATCTCGCCATTCGCCAGCAGGCCAAGGCCGCGCCGGATGCGGGTGTGCTGCCGGATGCGGGCATCGTCATCTTCGACGAGGCGCACGAGTTGGAAGATGTGGCCTCGGGCTACTTCGGCATCAATCTCAGCAATATTCGATTTGAAGAACTGGTTCGCGATCTCGAGTCGCTGCTGCGCGCCAAGGATGCACTCTCGGCCGGCATCACCAGCGCAGCGCAGACGCTGCGCGAGCGCGCACGGCTCTTCTTTTCGACACTGCCTCGCGGCGCAGGGCATGAAGGTCGCATGCAGTTCAGCAATCGCGAAGGCTTCCTCGAGGAGCATGGCGATCTCTATCTCGGAGTACTCAACTCGCTGCACCGGCTGGAAGGGGAACTGGAACGCGTGCGCGGCGCGGAAGAGGCGCAGCCCTTGAAGCGGCGCACGGCGGATATTCGTGAACAGTTGAAGTATCTCTTCGAGTCGGAGGACAAGAATACGGTCTTCTGGCTCGAGCGGCGCGGACGCGGCGGGGCGCACGCGGCTTCGCTCTCGACGCACATCCAGGCCACGCCGATCGATGTTTCGGGCATCCTGAACCAGCTGCTCTTCGAGAACTTTCCTACCGTGGTGCTCACCTCGGCCACGCTGACGGTTGCGGGAGGCTTCGAGCACATGGAGAAGCGGCTGGGCCTGCGCGACGCGCGCGAGATGGTGGTGCCCTCGCACTACAAATATTCCGAGCAGGCGGTGCTGTTTCTGCCGCCGCGTATGCCCGATCCGCGCGATGCGAATTTTCAGGAAGAGGCGGCGCGGCATATCCGGCGCATGCTGGAGATCACGCAGGGCCGCGCTTTCTGCCTCTTCACCAGTTACTCGCAGATGCGCGACCTGTACGAGCGGCTGCTGCCGCAGGTGGGTTATCCGCTGCTGCTGCAGGGCACCGCGCCGCGCAAGGCGCTGCTCGAGGAGTTTCGTAACACACCGAATGCCGTGCTCTTCGGCACCTCGAGCTTCTGGCAGGGCGTGGACGTGCAGGGAGAGGCTCTGAGCTGTGTCATCATCGATCGGCTGCCCTTTGCCGTGCCGAGCGATCCGGTCGTCCAGGCGCGCATGCGTGCGGTCGAAGACCGCGGCGGAAGCCCGTTCTTCGAGTACCAGATTCCATCGGCTGTGATTACGCTCAAGCAGGGCTTTGGGCGTTTGATCCGCTCGCTCGAGGATCGCGGCGTGCTCATGCTGCTCGACCCTCGATTGCAGCGCCAGCGCTACGGCAAGGTGTTCATCGATAGTTTGCCGCCGTATCGCATCACGCATGAATGGTCGGATGTAGAGGATTTCTTCGCAAAGGAAGAGTAG
- a CDS encoding ADOP family duplicated permease, producing the protein MTGTLKQDWIYALRQLRRSPGYALAIIATLALGVGANTAVFGLLREVVFPALPVPQAHQVYTLRGIPTPNDRAFLYSEPAFERLSAASAGSALAAHAAINEGNIADRAGEATERATFQPVSTNFFSVLASQPVLGRDFVTADGTISAAGWPVVLSDSFWRRHFGAEKSVIGRTFLLNGAQIFVTGVAPRDFTGVVPGEQPDFWLPLEAEHDVHYAGSFDSLGPHAGVHLNAPYAQQDAFFWLTLLARVPHGQEAQSLARWDAAFVSDRALYVKFETGPEKDADQTARFHLAPAAESESPFAESYAKPLGLLMGMVALLLWIACLNLASLQRARTMQRMQEFAVRSALGASRSRLLRQLAIEGVLPTLLGGMLSVAVDQALRTAMRHWAASRQLVLTPRFDISIFLFSLALLIAVMALFQLLPAQRLTAASGAQPLLSARRGVIGVERAGAANLILTAQIAFSIVLLSLATLFARTLTSLSRVDAGLDRGHILTVRFDFRSVGYDQERRAVLYPQMMQRISALPRIRSTSIDMCPPPGCLWNTPVHAAGIPDQERGLNEAHQDNVGPDYFTTMGMSMLRGRGFHEEDRMNTMPVAVVNRSFAERLFGPGADPTGKQIGIDNSTQFTIVGEVADAHLDDLRAPAPPTLYLAIRQQGTAAGSLQIRTAGNPSLMAGPVLAALHEIDPQLPIREILPLGEAYAQTLTTERLLAELTTVFSALALALATVGVYGVLSFRVARRTGEFGVRMALGADRSDIARLVLGQATRIAIAGILAGAALSILAVRGLRELTYGVGSAEFAAWLPAAIVMVAASLGAAWLPARRAARVEPLEALRAE; encoded by the coding sequence ATGACCGGCACACTTAAGCAGGACTGGATCTACGCACTGCGGCAGCTGCGCCGCTCGCCGGGCTACGCGCTGGCCATCATTGCAACGCTCGCGCTCGGCGTCGGCGCGAATACCGCGGTCTTCGGCCTGCTGCGCGAAGTGGTCTTCCCTGCTCTGCCCGTGCCGCAGGCACATCAGGTCTACACCCTGCGCGGCATTCCCACGCCCAACGACCGCGCCTTCCTGTATTCGGAGCCAGCCTTCGAGCGGCTGAGTGCGGCGAGCGCAGGCAGCGCTCTCGCCGCGCACGCTGCCATCAACGAGGGCAATATCGCCGACCGTGCCGGCGAAGCGACAGAGCGGGCGACATTCCAGCCCGTTTCGACGAATTTCTTTTCCGTACTCGCATCACAGCCCGTACTTGGGCGTGATTTTGTAACAGCCGATGGCACAATCTCTGCCGCAGGATGGCCGGTGGTGCTCAGCGATAGCTTCTGGCGCCGTCACTTTGGCGCAGAGAAGAGCGTAATTGGCCGTACCTTCCTGCTGAACGGCGCGCAGATTTTTGTGACCGGTGTCGCGCCGCGTGATTTCACCGGTGTAGTCCCGGGTGAGCAGCCTGACTTCTGGCTGCCGCTGGAGGCCGAGCACGACGTGCATTACGCGGGATCGTTCGACTCGCTCGGCCCCCATGCAGGCGTACACCTCAACGCACCCTATGCGCAGCAGGACGCGTTCTTCTGGCTCACGCTGCTGGCGCGGGTACCGCACGGGCAGGAAGCGCAATCGCTCGCCAGGTGGGATGCGGCCTTCGTCTCCGACCGCGCGCTCTATGTGAAGTTCGAAACGGGACCCGAAAAAGATGCGGACCAGACCGCGCGTTTCCACCTTGCGCCAGCCGCGGAGAGCGAGAGCCCCTTCGCCGAGAGCTATGCAAAACCGCTCGGCCTGCTGATGGGAATGGTGGCGCTGCTGCTATGGATCGCGTGCCTGAACCTGGCAAGCCTGCAGCGGGCACGCACCATGCAGCGCATGCAGGAATTCGCGGTGCGCTCGGCGCTGGGCGCCAGCCGCAGCCGCCTGCTGCGGCAGCTTGCCATCGAGGGTGTTCTCCCCACGCTGCTGGGTGGCATGCTGAGCGTGGCCGTCGATCAGGCACTACGCACAGCGATGCGGCACTGGGCTGCGAGCCGGCAGCTTGTGCTAACTCCGCGCTTCGATATCAGCATCTTTCTCTTCTCGCTGGCGCTGCTCATCGCGGTCATGGCCCTCTTCCAGCTCCTCCCGGCGCAACGTCTTACTGCGGCCAGCGGCGCACAGCCGCTGCTGAGCGCGCGGCGCGGCGTGATCGGCGTGGAGCGCGCCGGTGCGGCGAACCTCATACTGACGGCGCAGATCGCATTCTCGATCGTGCTGCTGAGCCTGGCCACCCTGTTCGCACGCACCCTCACCAGCCTGAGCCGCGTGGATGCGGGGCTCGACCGCGGACACATTCTCACTGTGCGCTTCGACTTCCGCAGTGTGGGCTATGACCAGGAGCGGCGCGCCGTGCTCTACCCGCAAATGATGCAGAGAATCTCCGCGCTGCCCAGAATCAGGAGTACGAGTATCGACATGTGCCCGCCACCGGGCTGCCTCTGGAACACACCGGTACACGCGGCAGGCATTCCCGACCAGGAACGCGGACTGAATGAAGCACACCAGGACAATGTGGGGCCGGACTACTTCACAACCATGGGTATGAGCATGCTGCGCGGACGCGGCTTCCATGAGGAGGACCGCATGAACACGATGCCGGTGGCCGTGGTGAACCGCAGCTTTGCGGAGCGGCTGTTCGGGCCCGGCGCGGACCCGACAGGCAAGCAGATAGGCATCGACAACAGCACGCAGTTCACCATTGTGGGCGAAGTAGCGGATGCGCATCTCGACGACCTGCGCGCCCCGGCGCCGCCGACGCTCTACCTGGCAATCCGGCAGCAGGGCACGGCAGCGGGCAGCCTGCAAATCCGCACTGCCGGAAACCCATCGCTGATGGCGGGCCCGGTGCTTGCGGCGTTGCATGAGATCGACCCGCAGCTGCCCATACGCGAGATTCTTCCTCTCGGCGAGGCCTATGCGCAGACACTCACGACAGAGCGGCTTCTGGCCGAGCTGACGACGGTCTTCAGCGCACTGGCTCTGGCACTGGCAACCGTGGGCGTGTATGGCGTGCTCTCATTCCGCGTAGCACGGAGAACCGGAGAGTTTGGAGTGCGGATGGCCCTCGGGGCCGACCGCAGCGACATCGCGCGGCTGGTACTGGGACAGGCAACACGGATTGCGATCGCGGGCATCCTCGCCGGTGCCGCGCTCAGCATCCTCGCCGTACGCGGCCTGCGGGAGCTGACCTATGGAGTCGGCAGCGCGGAATTTGCTGCGTGGCTCCCGGCGGCAATCGTCATGGTGGCAGCAAGTCTCGGCGCGGCGTGGCTGCCCGCACGGCGCGCGGCGCGAGTGGAACCGCTCGAAGCCCTGCGCGCCGAATAA
- a CDS encoding substrate-binding domain-containing protein: MYKLHTAGTISVLLTLVLLGGCGRHSNKETYYLVSNNLNLPYWKTAVAGFEKAAAEYDVTAKVVGPQNYDASAESQAFDQAVATNPSGILVSVADASAMQSQIDAALAKGVPVITMDSDAPHSHRIFFIGTNNREAGHLGGQRVVDRLGGKGNVVFFTMPGQPNLDERLNGYMEIFAQHPGIKVAEIFNIKGDSGNAMDKTPQYLAQTGANKVDAFICLEASAGKDVAEVLKRQKATDRLLIAMDVDPDTLNLIKEGVIDATIAQKPYTMAYYGLKALDEIHHAPLKNLGADFAVDTFSPVPVFIDTGTAQVDKDNVDIYAASATQAGQQ, translated from the coding sequence ATGTACAAGCTCCATACCGCAGGGACGATTTCCGTACTCCTCACCCTTGTCCTGCTCGGCGGCTGCGGCCGTCACTCCAACAAAGAGACGTATTACCTCGTATCGAACAACTTGAACCTGCCCTACTGGAAGACAGCAGTGGCAGGATTCGAAAAAGCCGCGGCGGAATACGACGTCACCGCAAAGGTGGTCGGCCCGCAAAATTACGACGCCTCTGCCGAGTCACAGGCCTTCGATCAGGCCGTGGCCACTAATCCGAGCGGCATCCTCGTCTCCGTAGCCGACGCCTCGGCCATGCAATCGCAGATCGATGCAGCGCTGGCCAAAGGAGTTCCGGTCATCACCATGGACTCCGATGCTCCGCACAGCCATCGCATCTTTTTCATCGGCACCAATAACCGCGAAGCCGGACACCTGGGCGGACAGCGCGTCGTAGACCGGCTGGGCGGCAAGGGCAACGTGGTCTTTTTCACCATGCCCGGCCAGCCCAATCTCGATGAGCGCCTGAACGGCTACATGGAAATCTTCGCCCAGCATCCGGGCATCAAGGTGGCGGAGATCTTCAACATCAAGGGCGACTCCGGCAACGCCATGGATAAGACGCCACAGTACCTGGCACAGACCGGCGCGAACAAGGTCGATGCGTTCATCTGCCTCGAAGCCTCGGCCGGCAAGGATGTAGCCGAGGTGCTCAAGCGTCAGAAAGCCACCGACCGCCTGCTGATCGCCATGGATGTCGATCCGGACACCCTGAACCTGATCAAGGAGGGCGTGATCGACGCCACGATCGCGCAAAAGCCATACACGATGGCCTACTACGGTCTGAAGGCACTCGATGAAATCCACCACGCGCCGCTGAAAAACCTGGGAGCCGACTTTGCCGTGGATACGTTCTCCCCGGTTCCGGTCTTCATCGATACCGGCACGGCGCAGGTAGACAAGGACAACGTAGACATCTACGCCGCCTCGGCCACACAAGCCGGCCAGCAATAA
- a CDS encoding GNAT family N-acetyltransferase: MIQIRPATAADVPLIRAFIQELADYEREPDAVKITEAELLRDGFSDAGERYFACLIAEQDGEPAGFALYFPIYSTWRGRSLHLEDLFVRPAFRRLGIGRALLQRVAALAVERGCARLQWDVLAWNEPAIAVYRSLNAEMLDEWRRMRVADTSLAALSAAADTEEKTKS; this comes from the coding sequence ATGATCCAGATACGACCTGCAACCGCGGCTGACGTGCCGCTGATCCGAGCCTTTATCCAGGAGCTCGCAGACTATGAACGGGAGCCCGATGCCGTAAAAATCACAGAGGCCGAGCTCTTGCGTGATGGCTTCAGCGACGCAGGCGAGCGGTACTTCGCATGCCTGATCGCGGAACAGGACGGCGAACCAGCGGGCTTTGCCCTCTATTTCCCGATCTACTCCACCTGGCGCGGACGCAGCCTGCACCTCGAGGACCTGTTTGTCCGGCCGGCCTTTCGCCGGCTGGGGATCGGCAGAGCGCTGCTGCAGAGGGTAGCCGCACTTGCGGTGGAGCGGGGATGCGCGCGGCTGCAGTGGGATGTGCTCGCATGGAACGAACCGGCCATCGCGGTATATCGCAGCCTGAACGCGGAGATGCTGGATGAATGGCGGCGCATGCGCGTGGCCGACACATCGCTCGCAGCGCTGTCTGCGGCCGCAGACACAGAGGAGAAAACAAAATCATGA